A genomic segment from Bacillus cereus G9842 encodes:
- a CDS encoding LysE family translocator, with amino-acid sequence MIENYLLFIIMSICLIILPGPDTAMATKNTLIAGKVGGVKTVFGTCIALLIHTLAAVIGLSALIVKSALLFSIFKYVGALYLIYIGIKALLAVRNKEGVDTNDISLNNENKHTSCFRQGFLTNLLNPKIAVFFLTFLPQFLNPNHNTFIQLLVMGLTYLVLTAFWFAFYIFLIDKISAFMKKPKTQRYIQGLTGIVLIGFGVKLAFEKSN; translated from the coding sequence ATGATAGAAAATTATCTTCTTTTCATCATTATGTCTATTTGTCTTATCATTTTACCTGGTCCAGATACAGCAATGGCTACGAAAAATACATTGATTGCCGGTAAAGTCGGTGGAGTAAAAACAGTGTTCGGTACATGTATCGCGCTATTAATTCATACTTTAGCTGCTGTAATTGGTCTTTCTGCACTTATTGTAAAGTCAGCTCTTTTATTTTCTATTTTCAAGTACGTTGGGGCTCTCTATTTAATATATATCGGTATTAAAGCCCTTTTAGCAGTAAGAAATAAAGAAGGCGTAGATACAAATGATATATCTTTAAATAATGAAAACAAACATACTTCTTGCTTTCGCCAAGGATTTCTAACGAATTTATTAAATCCTAAGATAGCAGTCTTCTTTTTAACTTTTTTACCGCAATTTTTAAATCCAAATCATAATACATTTATTCAACTTCTTGTAATGGGCCTTACTTACCTCGTTTTAACCGCCTTTTGGTTTGCGTTTTATATATTTTTAATTGATAAAATTAGTGCTTTTATGAAAAAACCGAAAACGCAACGTTATATTCAAGGGCTAACAGGAATCGTCCTAATTGGATTTGGTGTTAAACTAGCTTTTGAAAAAAGTAATTGA
- a CDS encoding enoyl-CoA hydratase/isomerase family protein produces MTEHVLFSISENGVATITLNRPKALNSLSYDMLQPIGQKLKEWEHDERIALIVLKGAGTKGFCAGGDIKTLYAARSNEVALQHAERFFEEEYEIDTYIYQYTKPIIACLDGIVMGGGVGLTNGAKYRIVTERTKWAMPEMNIGFFPDVGAAYFLNKAPGYTGRFVALTASILKASDVLFINAADYFMTSDSLPEFLTELESVNWHKEDDVHTNLKEVIRTFATAPNLESELTPSLEAINSHFAFDTIEEIIHSLEKDESSFALKTKETLLSKSPISLKVTLKQFIDGQDKSVEECFATDLILAKNFMRHEDFFEGVRSVVVDKDQNPNYKYKQLSDVSEEDVNRFFNLLNA; encoded by the coding sequence ATGACTGAACACGTTTTATTTTCTATTAGTGAAAACGGCGTTGCAACAATTACTTTAAACCGTCCAAAAGCACTTAATTCTTTATCTTATGACATGTTACAACCTATCGGACAAAAACTTAAAGAGTGGGAACACGATGAGCGTATTGCACTTATCGTGTTAAAAGGTGCTGGCACAAAAGGTTTTTGTGCAGGCGGCGACATTAAAACTCTTTATGCAGCGCGTTCCAATGAAGTGGCATTGCAACATGCAGAACGTTTTTTTGAAGAAGAGTATGAAATTGATACATATATTTATCAATATACAAAACCGATTATTGCTTGTTTAGATGGAATTGTAATGGGCGGTGGTGTCGGTCTTACAAATGGTGCGAAGTATCGCATTGTAACTGAGCGTACGAAATGGGCAATGCCAGAGATGAATATCGGCTTCTTCCCAGACGTCGGAGCTGCATATTTCTTAAATAAAGCACCTGGATATACAGGACGCTTCGTTGCTTTAACAGCATCTATTTTAAAAGCTTCTGACGTATTATTTATTAATGCTGCTGATTACTTTATGACATCTGATTCATTACCAGAGTTTCTTACTGAACTTGAAAGTGTAAATTGGCATAAAGAAGATGATGTACATACTAATTTAAAAGAAGTTATTCGTACATTTGCAACTGCTCCAAACTTAGAAAGCGAGCTGACTCCTTCATTAGAAGCAATCAATTCACATTTTGCTTTCGATACAATTGAAGAAATCATCCATTCATTGGAGAAAGATGAAAGTTCCTTTGCTCTAAAAACAAAAGAAACACTGTTATCAAAATCCCCTATTTCACTAAAAGTAACCTTAAAACAGTTTATTGATGGACAAGATAAATCCGTTGAAGAATGCTTCGCTACGGACCTTATACTTGCTAAAAATTTCATGAGACATGAAGATTTCTTCGAAGGAGTACGCTCCGTTGTCGTTGATAAAGATCAAAATCCGAACTATAAATATAAACAGTTAAGTGACGTTTCAGAAGAAGATGTGAATCGTTTCTTTAACTTACTTAATGCATAA
- a CDS encoding DUF2584 family protein gives MKFEMHTKIISNEKEVRLHIEENIFQLILDGYHLFTIQEILPLYKSNEERIGSATILKLEWENGKTTINYQLVSLKSVN, from the coding sequence ATGAAATTTGAGATGCACACAAAAATTATTTCAAATGAAAAAGAAGTAAGATTACATATTGAAGAAAATATATTTCAATTAATATTGGATGGTTATCACTTATTTACAATTCAAGAAATATTGCCTTTATATAAATCAAATGAAGAAAGAATTGGAAGTGCAACGATATTGAAGCTAGAGTGGGAGAACGGAAAAACTACAATAAACTATCAACTCGTTTCACTAAAATCAGTAAATTAA
- a CDS encoding exonuclease SbcCD subunit D, whose translation MKLFHTADWHLGKLVHGVYMTEDQKIVLDQFVQAVEEEKPDAVIIAGDLYDRAIPPTEAVDLLNDVLQKIVIELQTPVIAVAGNHDSPDRIHFGSGLMKKQGLHIVGQFQFPYEPVVLNDEYGEVHFHLIPYADPSIVRHVLKNEDVRSHDDAMRIFMNELSETMDKEARHVFVGHAFITSLGEAEENTSDAERPLSIGGAEYVNSHYFDKFHYTALGHLHQAHFVRNETIRYSGSPLAYSISEEKHKKGYYIVEMNETGEVAIEKRLLLPRRKMRTVEAKIDELLQHPVSEDYVFVKLLDENPVLQPMEKIRSVYPNAMHVERAMQRRELTDTNEVTVSRHKTDDLCLLKAFYKEMKGLDLSEEKERLFIDVLQTVQEREGERG comes from the coding sequence ATGAAGTTATTTCATACAGCGGATTGGCATTTAGGTAAGCTTGTTCATGGCGTGTATATGACTGAAGACCAAAAGATTGTATTAGATCAGTTTGTACAGGCGGTTGAAGAAGAAAAACCAGATGCCGTAATTATTGCAGGGGATTTATATGACCGAGCAATTCCACCTACAGAAGCAGTAGACTTATTAAATGATGTGCTGCAAAAAATAGTTATTGAATTACAAACACCAGTTATTGCAGTAGCTGGTAATCATGATAGTCCGGATCGTATCCATTTTGGAAGTGGTTTAATGAAAAAACAGGGATTACATATTGTAGGTCAATTTCAATTCCCGTATGAACCTGTCGTACTAAATGATGAATATGGAGAGGTTCACTTCCATCTAATACCGTATGCAGACCCAAGCATAGTTAGACACGTGTTGAAAAATGAAGACGTACGTTCTCATGATGATGCGATGCGCATTTTTATGAATGAGCTCTCTGAAACGATGGATAAAGAAGCTAGACATGTATTTGTTGGACATGCATTTATAACTTCTTTAGGAGAAGCGGAGGAGAATACAAGTGATGCAGAACGACCACTTTCAATTGGTGGTGCTGAATATGTAAATAGTCATTATTTTGATAAGTTTCATTACACAGCGCTTGGACATTTACATCAAGCGCATTTTGTACGTAATGAGACGATTCGATATTCTGGTTCACCACTTGCCTATTCTATTTCTGAAGAGAAACATAAAAAAGGTTATTACATTGTAGAAATGAATGAAACCGGTGAAGTAGCAATTGAAAAAAGGTTACTTTTACCACGTCGTAAAATGCGAACAGTAGAAGCGAAAATAGATGAATTATTACAGCACCCAGTAAGTGAAGATTACGTATTTGTAAAATTATTAGACGAAAATCCTGTCTTACAGCCAATGGAGAAAATACGATCTGTATATCCAAATGCAATGCACGTTGAAAGAGCGATGCAACGGCGAGAACTCACAGATACAAATGAAGTAACTGTTTCAAGACATAAAACGGATGATTTATGTCTTTTAAAGGCTTTCTATAAAGAAATGAAAGGGTTAGATTTATCAGAAGAGAAAGAACGCCTATTTATAGATGTATTACAAACAGTGCAAGAACGGGAAGGTGAACGAGGATGA
- a CDS encoding AAA family ATPase produces the protein MRPIQLIMTAFGPYKQKEVIDFEDLGEHRIFAISGNTGAGKTTIFDAICYVLYGEASGEERSDTSMLRSQFADDNVYTSVELTFQLKGKRYEIKRQLGHKKQGNKTITGHAVELYEVIDGENVPAVDRFHVTDVNKKMEDLIGLSKHQFSQIVMLPQGEFRKLLTSETENKEEILRRIFKTDRYKLMRELLDQKRKQWKDVLQEKQKERELYFRNVFKLPIRDGALLETLVAQEHVNTHQVVEALEQETTVYKAEVEQLQVEQDVQTKQLKDAETRFHAAKSVNEKFIDLQQKNEKYNTLQENRAAIEGKEKSFKRAEQAKRLLPFEQWYEEAMQNEQKAESLLKQIIVKQEQIMNSFELAQEKYEVVKNKELEREEAKKLVQRLEELQAIIESLAERKLNLQNAEIQIGKLKESMQKLDQQLEEHTSQKQGMSDELQQLEQALEQYVAKVEELTNMREDAKVLKQAYDVWQEKQKFEQEKEAANNKMQVAVRAYENMERRWLSEQAGILALHLHDGESCPVCGSTNHPQKATEQSNAIDEKELNDLRDKKNIAEKLNVQVEEKWNFYRLQYEQVIEEVVKRGYNSEKLAETYSALVQKGKQLAANVNTLKASEETRKQIAVNMKSVEEKIEELQKQKREVETMQHRTEMECMQLRTSYEHDKRNIPENLQTVQAWKAQLDQAMQELRLMEDEWKKVQEAYQHWQNENIRIQAEQKGASNQFESAKLKKEETFARFMKELEQSGFTDQFTYKEAKLSDAQMEMLQKEIQGYYSSLEVLAKQIEELNSELKDKEYMDITSLGEHIKELEINLDIIKEKRQRAQNAVTYISDLHENIRRIDEQIHDEEKAFQELVDLYEVMKGDNESRISFERYILIEYLEQIVQIANERLRKLSNGQFYLKRSERVEKRNRQSGLGLDVYDAYTGQTRDVKTLSGGEKFNASLCLALGMADVIQAYEGGISIETMFIDEGFGSLDEESLTKAVDALIDLQKSGRFIGVISHVQELKNAMPAVLEVTKQKDGCSQTRFVVK, from the coding sequence ATGAGACCGATTCAGCTTATTATGACAGCATTCGGGCCATATAAACAGAAAGAAGTAATCGATTTTGAAGATCTTGGAGAACATCGTATTTTCGCTATTTCTGGGAATACGGGAGCTGGAAAAACAACGATTTTTGATGCGATTTGTTATGTATTATATGGTGAGGCTAGCGGAGAAGAACGTAGTGATACGAGCATGCTTCGAAGTCAATTTGCTGATGATAATGTTTATACAAGTGTTGAACTAACCTTTCAGTTAAAAGGGAAACGCTATGAAATAAAACGACAACTTGGACATAAAAAACAAGGGAATAAGACTATTACAGGACATGCAGTAGAATTATATGAAGTTATTGATGGAGAAAACGTTCCAGCCGTCGATCGTTTTCATGTAACAGACGTAAACAAAAAAATGGAAGATTTAATTGGGTTAAGTAAACATCAATTTAGCCAAATTGTTATGTTACCCCAAGGGGAATTCCGAAAACTATTAACATCTGAGACGGAAAACAAAGAAGAGATTTTACGTCGTATTTTTAAAACGGATCGTTATAAATTAATGCGTGAGTTACTTGATCAAAAGAGAAAACAATGGAAAGACGTCTTGCAAGAAAAACAAAAAGAGAGAGAGCTCTATTTCCGTAATGTTTTTAAATTACCAATCCGTGATGGAGCATTATTAGAGACATTAGTGGCACAAGAACATGTAAATACGCATCAAGTAGTAGAAGCGTTAGAACAAGAAACAACCGTGTATAAGGCAGAGGTTGAGCAATTACAAGTAGAACAAGATGTTCAAACGAAGCAATTAAAGGATGCAGAAACACGTTTTCATGCAGCAAAATCTGTAAATGAGAAATTTATAGATTTACAACAAAAGAATGAGAAATATAACACTTTACAAGAGAACCGTGCAGCAATTGAAGGGAAAGAAAAATCCTTTAAACGTGCGGAACAAGCAAAACGCTTATTACCATTTGAACAATGGTATGAAGAAGCGATGCAAAATGAGCAGAAAGCTGAAAGTTTGTTAAAACAGATAATCGTCAAACAAGAACAGATAATGAATAGTTTTGAGCTTGCTCAGGAGAAGTATGAAGTAGTAAAGAATAAAGAACTTGAACGAGAAGAGGCTAAAAAACTTGTTCAAAGATTAGAAGAGTTACAAGCGATCATTGAATCATTAGCTGAGAGAAAGCTGAATTTACAAAATGCCGAAATTCAAATAGGGAAATTAAAAGAAAGTATGCAAAAGTTGGATCAACAACTAGAAGAGCATACAAGTCAAAAACAGGGAATGTCTGATGAATTGCAGCAATTAGAACAAGCACTTGAGCAATATGTAGCTAAAGTAGAAGAACTAACCAATATGCGAGAAGATGCAAAAGTTTTAAAGCAAGCATATGATGTTTGGCAAGAAAAACAAAAATTTGAGCAAGAAAAAGAAGCGGCAAATAATAAAATGCAAGTGGCAGTTCGTGCGTATGAAAACATGGAGCGCCGCTGGTTAAGTGAACAAGCTGGTATACTAGCTCTTCATTTACATGATGGTGAATCTTGTCCGGTATGTGGTAGTACGAATCACCCACAAAAAGCTACAGAGCAAAGTAATGCGATCGATGAAAAAGAGTTAAACGATTTAAGAGATAAGAAGAACATTGCTGAAAAATTAAATGTGCAAGTAGAGGAGAAATGGAATTTTTATCGACTACAATATGAACAAGTGATAGAAGAAGTTGTGAAGCGCGGCTACAACTCGGAAAAATTAGCTGAAACATATAGTGCACTTGTTCAAAAAGGAAAACAATTAGCAGCAAACGTGAATACGTTAAAAGCAAGTGAAGAAACACGTAAGCAGATTGCTGTGAACATGAAAAGCGTAGAAGAAAAAATAGAAGAACTTCAGAAACAAAAACGGGAAGTAGAAACAATGCAGCACCGTACAGAAATGGAGTGCATGCAACTTCGTACGTCATATGAACATGATAAACGAAATATTCCAGAAAACTTACAAACAGTACAAGCTTGGAAAGCACAGTTGGACCAAGCTATGCAGGAACTTAGGTTAATGGAGGACGAATGGAAGAAAGTGCAGGAAGCGTATCAGCATTGGCAAAATGAAAATATACGTATTCAAGCTGAACAGAAAGGTGCTTCTAATCAATTTGAAAGTGCAAAATTGAAGAAAGAAGAAACTTTCGCACGCTTTATGAAAGAGCTAGAACAAAGCGGGTTTACAGATCAATTCACGTATAAAGAAGCCAAATTAAGCGATGCCCAGATGGAGATGTTACAAAAAGAAATTCAAGGTTATTATTCATCTCTCGAAGTGCTTGCAAAACAAATTGAAGAGTTAAACTCAGAATTAAAAGATAAAGAGTATATGGATATTACATCTTTAGGTGAACACATAAAAGAACTAGAAATTAATCTCGATATAATTAAAGAAAAACGTCAACGTGCGCAAAATGCGGTAACATATATTTCTGATTTACATGAAAACATTAGACGTATTGACGAACAAATTCACGATGAAGAGAAAGCTTTCCAAGAACTTGTTGATCTATATGAAGTAATGAAAGGTGATAACGAAAGTCGTATATCATTTGAACGTTACATCCTAATTGAGTATTTAGAACAAATTGTTCAAATCGCAAACGAACGACTACGTAAATTATCAAATGGACAATTTTATTTAAAACGAAGTGAGCGAGTTGAAAAAAGAAACCGTCAAAGTGGATTAGGATTAGATGTGTACGATGCATACACTGGCCAAACACGTGATGTAAAAACATTATCTGGCGGAGAGAAATTTAACGCATCACTTTGCTTAGCGCTAGGAATGGCAGATGTAATTCAAGCATATGAAGGTGGTATTTCCATCGAAACGATGTTCATCGATGAAGGGTTCGGTTCATTAGATGAAGAATCATTAACGAAAGCAGTAGATGCCTTAATTGACTTACAAAAATCAGGCCGATTTATCGGTGTCATTTCACACGTACAAGAGCTGAAAAACGCAATGCCGGCTGTATTAGAAGTAACGAAGCAGAAGGATGGGTGTAGTCAGACTAGGTTTGTGGTGAAGTAA
- a CDS encoding ArsR/SmtB family transcription factor: protein MTTYTSEMRKTLVSEEDVDILKIMAHPIRLQIVNELSTRKTCNVTQLTELLNIPQSTVSQHLSKMKGKVLRAERRGLEIYYHINNLKASKIVNVLGYIN, encoded by the coding sequence ATGACAACATATACGAGTGAAATGAGAAAAACTTTAGTTTCAGAAGAAGATGTAGATATTTTAAAAATTATGGCGCATCCAATCCGCCTGCAAATTGTAAATGAATTAAGTACGAGAAAAACTTGTAATGTAACACAATTAACAGAGTTACTGAATATTCCGCAATCTACTGTTTCACAACATTTATCAAAAATGAAGGGTAAAGTGTTACGAGCAGAGAGAAGAGGTTTAGAAATTTATTATCATATTAACAATTTAAAAGCGAGTAAGATTGTTAATGTTTTAGGGTATATAAACTAG
- a CDS encoding YkvS family protein, protein MKANVGDTILFQRNNLKITGSVLKLYTESVLVEITNVSGGTFEFDRTIVNHKNYKVLNTNT, encoded by the coding sequence ATGAAAGCAAACGTAGGGGATACTATACTTTTTCAACGAAACAATTTAAAGATTACAGGATCTGTACTAAAACTTTATACTGAATCGGTCTTAGTTGAAATTACAAATGTAAGCGGTGGTACTTTTGAATTTGATCGAACAATTGTAAATCATAAAAACTATAAAGTTTTAAATACAAATACATAA
- a CDS encoding L-lactate MFS transporter: MKKSTVNPWFVVLGTVIVQMGLGTIYTWSLFNQPLVSKYGWSLNAVAITFSITSLSLAFSTLFASKLQEKWGLRKLIMIAGLALGLGLILSSQASSLILLYVLAGVVVGYADGTAYITSLSNLIKWFPERKGLIAGISVSAYGSGSLIFKYVNAQLIESVGVSQAFIYWGLIVTAMIVIGACLIHQAADQGAVHETKTKEYTTKEMLGTKQVYLLFIMLFTSCMSGLYLIGMVKDIGVQLVGLSAATAANAVAMVAIFNTLGRIILGPLSDKIGRLKIVTGTFVVMASSVLVLSFVDLNYGIYFVCVASVAFCFGGNITIFPAIVGDFFGMKNHSKNYGIVYQGFGFGALAGSFIGALLGGFKPTFMVIGVLCVVSFIIAILIQAPKHKKEQEEEYRSVA, translated from the coding sequence ATGAAAAAATCAACTGTTAATCCATGGTTTGTTGTTCTTGGCACAGTTATAGTACAGATGGGGCTTGGAACGATATATACATGGAGTTTATTCAATCAGCCTTTAGTTAGTAAATATGGTTGGAGTCTTAACGCTGTTGCGATAACTTTCTCAATTACTAGTCTTTCTTTAGCATTTTCAACTTTATTTGCGAGTAAATTGCAAGAAAAATGGGGACTTCGTAAACTTATTATGATAGCTGGATTAGCATTAGGACTAGGATTAATACTTAGTTCACAAGCGTCCTCATTAATATTGCTTTATGTACTAGCAGGAGTTGTTGTAGGTTATGCAGATGGTACAGCATATATCACTTCACTATCAAATTTAATAAAGTGGTTTCCGGAGCGTAAAGGTTTAATTGCTGGTATTTCTGTCTCTGCATATGGTTCAGGTAGCTTAATTTTTAAATATGTTAATGCACAGTTGATTGAATCAGTTGGTGTATCGCAAGCATTTATATACTGGGGTTTAATTGTTACAGCTATGATTGTAATTGGTGCTTGTTTAATCCATCAAGCCGCAGATCAAGGAGCAGTTCATGAAACAAAAACTAAGGAATACACAACGAAAGAAATGTTAGGCACAAAACAAGTATACTTATTATTTATAATGTTATTTACATCATGTATGAGTGGCTTATACTTAATTGGTATGGTAAAAGACATTGGTGTTCAACTTGTGGGACTTAGCGCAGCAACAGCAGCTAATGCGGTGGCTATGGTTGCAATCTTTAATACATTAGGTCGTATTATTTTAGGACCGTTATCGGATAAAATTGGTCGTTTAAAAATCGTTACTGGTACTTTTGTTGTTATGGCGAGTTCAGTTTTAGTTCTAAGTTTTGTAGATTTAAATTATGGTATTTACTTCGTATGTGTAGCAAGTGTAGCGTTTTGCTTTGGTGGAAATATCACTATTTTCCCAGCTATTGTTGGTGATTTCTTCGGTATGAAAAACCATAGTAAGAACTATGGAATTGTGTATCAAGGATTTGGATTTGGGGCGCTTGCAGGTTCCTTTATCGGTGCACTTCTGGGTGGATTCAAACCAACATTCATGGTGATTGGTGTATTATGTGTCGTGTCATTCATTATCGCAATTTTAATTCAAGCACCTAAACATAAAAAAGAACAAGAAGAAGAGTATCGCAGCGTAGCATAA
- the dhbA gene encoding 2,3-dihydro-2,3-dihydroxybenzoate dehydrogenase — protein sequence MNLGEFDGKTVLVTGAAQGIGSVVAKMFLERGATVIAVDQNEEGLNVLLNQNELNKTRMKTFRLDVSDSTAVEDIVNHIANEIAPIDILVNVAGVLRMGAIHSLSDEDWNKTFSVNTTGVFNMSRAVSKNMMLRKSGAIVTVGSNAANTPRMEMAAYAASKAATTMFMKCLGLELAAYNIRCNLVSPGSTETEMQRLLWADENGAKNIIAGSQNTYRLGIPLQKIAQPSEVAEAVLFLASDRASHITMHNLCVDGGATLGV from the coding sequence ATGAACTTAGGGGAATTTGATGGGAAAACAGTTTTAGTAACAGGTGCAGCACAAGGCATAGGCAGTGTCGTTGCCAAAATGTTTTTAGAAAGAGGAGCCACAGTTATTGCGGTTGATCAAAATGAAGAGGGGTTAAATGTACTCTTAAATCAAAATGAATTAAATAAAACACGTATGAAAACGTTTCGTTTAGATGTGAGTGATAGCACTGCTGTTGAAGACATTGTAAATCATATTGCAAATGAAATAGCGCCAATAGATATTTTAGTAAACGTTGCAGGGGTTTTACGTATGGGAGCAATTCATTCGTTAAGTGATGAAGATTGGAATAAAACATTCTCTGTAAATACTACAGGGGTTTTCAATATGTCCCGAGCGGTAAGTAAAAATATGATGTTAAGAAAATCAGGGGCAATTGTTACAGTCGGTTCAAATGCGGCAAATACGCCGAGAATGGAGATGGCTGCGTATGCTGCGTCAAAGGCTGCAACAACGATGTTTATGAAGTGTTTAGGATTAGAGCTTGCAGCATACAATATACGCTGCAACTTAGTTTCTCCAGGTTCTACTGAAACTGAGATGCAAAGATTACTATGGGCTGATGAGAATGGAGCTAAAAATATAATTGCTGGTTCTCAAAATACATATAGACTCGGAATTCCATTACAAAAAATTGCACAACCTTCAGAAGTTGCTGAAGCAGTGTTATTTTTAGCTTCAGATAGAGCAAGTCATATTACAATGCACAATTTATGTGTCGATGGCGGTGCTACGTTAGGAGTTTAA
- the dhbC gene encoding isochorismate synthase DhbC, protein MSEHTAVKELSEKLLEDYKTESSFFFASPTRTILAEGEFTTVKHREIESFPELVQATLSNAKQAGNPNPIVMGALPFDRRKEVQLIVPEYSRISERLQLDTTNQLETNENVTFEMTPVPEPEVYMNGVKQGIKKIQDGDLKKIVLSRSLDVKSSEKIDKQKLLRELAEHNKHGYTFAVNLPKGEKENSKTLIGASPELLVSRNGMQVISNPLAGSRPRSEDPVEDERRAEELLSSPKDLHEHAVVVEAVAAALRPYCHTLHVPEKPSVIHSEAMWHLSTEVKGELKDPNTSSLQLAIALHPTPAVCGTPMEKAREAIQYIEPFDREFFTGMLGWSDLNGDGEWIVTIRCAEVQENTLRLYAGAGVVAESKPEDELAETSAKFQTMLKALGLRDSSLNEK, encoded by the coding sequence ATGAGTGAACATACAGCTGTAAAGGAATTGTCAGAAAAACTTTTAGAAGATTATAAGACTGAATCTTCGTTCTTTTTTGCTTCACCAACTCGAACGATATTAGCAGAAGGAGAGTTTACTACAGTAAAGCATCGTGAAATTGAAAGTTTCCCAGAGCTTGTGCAAGCGACATTAAGTAATGCGAAACAAGCTGGAAATCCAAATCCTATTGTTATGGGTGCTTTGCCATTTGATCGTAGAAAAGAAGTCCAACTTATCGTACCAGAATATAGTAGAATTTCTGAGCGTTTACAATTGGATACAACCAATCAGCTTGAAACAAATGAGAACGTAACATTTGAAATGACGCCAGTACCAGAACCTGAAGTTTATATGAATGGTGTGAAGCAAGGAATTAAAAAAATACAGGACGGTGATTTGAAGAAAATCGTTCTATCTAGATCGTTAGATGTTAAATCTTCCGAAAAGATTGATAAGCAAAAACTTCTGCGAGAATTAGCAGAGCATAATAAGCATGGTTATACATTTGCTGTGAATTTACCGAAAGGTGAAAAAGAGAACAGTAAGACGCTAATTGGAGCAAGCCCTGAATTACTTGTTTCACGTAATGGTATGCAAGTTATTTCTAACCCGTTAGCTGGTTCGAGGCCACGTAGTGAGGACCCAGTAGAAGATGAAAGAAGAGCAGAGGAATTACTTTCTTCTCCAAAAGATTTACATGAACATGCGGTAGTAGTTGAAGCGGTTGCCGCTGCACTTCGTCCGTATTGTCATACATTACATGTTCCAGAAAAGCCATCAGTTATTCATAGTGAAGCGATGTGGCATTTGTCTACAGAAGTGAAAGGTGAACTTAAGGATCCAAATACTTCTTCTTTACAATTAGCAATTGCCCTTCATCCTACGCCAGCAGTTTGCGGAACTCCGATGGAAAAGGCAAGAGAGGCTATACAGTATATTGAGCCATTTGACCGCGAGTTCTTTACAGGAATGCTAGGATGGAGCGATTTAAATGGAGATGGAGAATGGATTGTTACAATTCGTTGTGCTGAAGTACAAGAAAATACACTTCGTTTATATGCAGGAGCTGGAGTTGTTGCTGAGTCAAAACCAGAAGATGAGTTAGCAGAAACATCAGCTAAGTTCCAAACAATGTTAAAAGCTTTAGGATTAAGAGATAGTTCACTTAATGAAAAATAG